One Brassica napus cultivar Da-Ae chromosome C4, Da-Ae, whole genome shotgun sequence genomic region harbors:
- the LOC106351837 gene encoding uncharacterized protein At5g39865-like isoform X1, whose product MGCASSKHKRRCSDCRGGLSPVVVPRSYSMHVHHPAQHSGDSHHTVALTSSTVGSLTLCECPFSLIDKHLEGIREKRVVSDEKELIPGDGFHQDDLEVKETEKLQSKLMEAKVWSSMMNERIPKLLPPKTPIVTPPGEPETINTWELMEGLEDASPLRPPDHLRSFSFDVVRVQPCDEDDDDGPAPLDRPKSRFHDLDHPEIVSTFRKSLQELPDDHPFHIRIPNVDPISSGSSDEEEEEDADCRRKPDKVIVYFTSLRGIRKTYEDGCNVRVILKSLGIRLDERDVSMHSGFKDELKELLRDEFNGGVGITLPRVFLGSKYLGGVEEIKKLNENGTLEKVVDGCERVEDGLTGCGIECEACGDVRFVPCETCSGSCKIYYDSEGEDEDEKEERTEETEYGFQRCPDCNENGLIRCPICCD is encoded by the coding sequence ATGGGCTGTGCAAGCTCCAAGCATAAAAGGCGTTGCAGTGATTGTCGAGGAGGATTATCTCCGGTGGTTGTGCCCCGAAGCTATTCAATGCACGTTCATCATCCGGCGCAACACTCCGGAGATAGCCATCACACGGTGGCTCTCACATCCTCCACCGTCGGATCTCTCACCCTCTGCGAATGTCCTTTCAGTCTTATTGACAAACACTTGGAAGGCATCAGAGAAAAGCGAGTCGTCTCCGatgagaaggagctaatccccggTGATGGGTTTCATCAGGATGATCTCGAGGTTAAAGAAACGGAGAAGTTGCAGTCTAAGCTTATGGAAGCCAAGGTTTGGTCGAGTATGATGAACGAGAGAATCCCCAAGTTGTTGCCGCCTAAAACTCCGATTGTGACGCCTCCCGGTGAGCCGGAGACGATCAATACGTGGGAGTTGATGGAAGGTCTTGAAGACGCGAGTCCTTTGCGACCACCTGATCATTTGAGAAGCTTCTCCTTTGATGTTGTCCGTGTTCAACCttgtgatgaagatgatgatgatggtccTGCTCCCTTAGATCGACCTAAGTCAAGGTTTCATGATTTGGATCATCCTGAGATCGTGTCCACTTTCAGGAAATCGCTTCAAGAACTCCCAGATGATCATCCTTTTCACATCCGGATCCCTAATGTGGATCCGATATCATCCGGGTCttcagatgaagaagaagaagaagatgcagaTTGTAGAAGAAAGCCAGACAAGGTGATAGTTTACTTCACAAGTCTTAGAGGTATACGGAAGACATACGAAGACGGTTGCAATGTCAGGGTGATTCTAAAGAGCTTAGGGATTCGTCTCGACGAGCGCGATGTGTCGATGCATTCGGGTTTCAAAGATGAGCTTAAGGAGTTGTTGAGGGATGAGTTCAACGGTGGCGTTGGAATAACCCTACCTAGAGTTTTCTTGGGGAGCAAGTATCTCGGCGGAGTGGAAGAGATAAAGAAGTTGAACGAAAATGGAACGCTTGAAAAGGTTGTAGATGGTTGCGAAAGAGTCGAGGATGGGTTAACGGGTTGTGGGATTGAATGTGAGGCTTGTGGTGATGTTCGGTTTGTGCCGTGTGAGACGTGTTCAGGAAGCTGTAAAATATACTATGACAGTGAaggtgaagatgaagatgaaaagGAAGAAAGAACAGAAGAAACAGAGTATGGGTTCCAAAGATGTCCAGATTGTAATGAGAATGGGTTGATCAGATGTCCTATTTGTTGTGATTAA
- the BNAA04G09680D gene encoding uncharacterized protein BNAA04G09680D, which yields MSRFQNLLCFTILLATVTFFNVASAHVKIKLALPQTGDPISVGDVEPYTVKIVSTFVADLEKECAKTEKFRHFFEKVNAFSKCVCSVSMDHESHMKAKAGSLFQAISALGSDENGSKGGMVNKLQKEKTEAMETVKMLQSIGEKITGRQNKKTEINGTLKLTTKQQKEIKDGILKWVKVITQIAKQADEISMASETKKESKEENSVGPRILVQTKSSTKSDKNSDKKSDNKKNNNGESKKKKRGGKEGRHGSAKSKGGSNDDKSSKNKRKSSENADKNHQTKYGKVEKKKGGVEQSRNKTAERLRAEASDELD from the exons ATGTCAAGATTTCAGAATTTGCTATGTTTTACGATCCTTCTTGCAACCGTAACCTTCTTCAATGTAGCTTCAGCTCACGTAAAAATTAAACTTGCTTTACCACAGACCGGAGATCCAATAAGTGTGGGTGATGTCGAGCCTTATACTGTTAAGATTGTGTCTACTTTCGTGGCCGACCTGGAAAAAGAATGCGCCAAGACAGAGAAGTTTAGGCACTTCTTCGAAAAAGTTAATGCATTTTCCAAGTGCGTATGCTCGGTCTCTATGGATCATGAGTCTCACATGAAGGCTAAGGCAGGTAGCCTTTTCCAAGCCATATCAGCTCTAGGTTCCGATGAAAATGGATCAAAAGGAGGAATG GTGAATAAGCTACAGAAGGAGAAAACAGAAGCCATGGAAACCGTCAAAATGTTGCAATCTATTGGTGAGAAGATTACCGGCAGGCAGAATAAGAAAACAGAGATAAACGGAACATTAAAACTAAccacaaaacaacaaaaagaaataaaagatggGATCTTAAAATGGGTTAAAGTAATTACTCAAATCGCAAAGCAAGCAGACGAAATTAGCATGGCATCTGAAACAAAGAAAGAGAGCAAGGAAGAAAATTCTGTTGGACCGAGAATATTGGTTCAAACAAAATCTTCCACAAAAAGTGATAAAAATTCTGACAAGAAGAGCGATAATAAGAAAAACAACAACGGagaatcaaagaagaagaagcgtgGAGGTAAAGAAGGGCGTCATGGCTCTGCTAAATCTAAAGGAGGAAGTAATGATGATAAAAGcagcaaaaacaaaagaaaaagtagTGAAAATGCTGACAAAAATCATCAGACCAAGTATGGTAAGgtagagaaaaagaaaggagGTGTTGAGCAGTCTCGTAATAAAACAGCAGAAAGGTTGAGGGCTGAGGCGTCCGATGAGTTGGACTAG